A window of Solanum stenotomum isolate F172 unplaced genomic scaffold, ASM1918654v1 scaffold6398, whole genome shotgun sequence contains these coding sequences:
- the LOC125852874 gene encoding uncharacterized protein LOC125852874 has protein sequence MTLLKRYVLRLFISLKYITANVVDRNNGRIVATSSTVEHSVKQSLECGRTCNAKAAAIVGEVLAMRLKVEGLDQGQGNGIHVNVNKEVEKKGFKNRTKVWAIVNGLKSNGVKLILDDNENDTSRPNFH, from the coding sequence ATGACATTGCTGAAGAGGTATGTGTTGAGATTGTTCATATCATTGAAGTACATCACTGCAAATGTGGTAGACAGAAACAACGGGCGTATAGTAGCAACATCATCTACCGTTGAACATTCAGTGAAACAGTCACTTGAGTGCGGTAGAACTTGCAATGCAAAGGCTGCAGCGATTGTAGGGGAAGTGTTGGCAATGCGTCTCAAAGTGGAGGGTCTTGATCAGGGGCAAGGAAACGGGATCCATGTCAATGTAAATAAAGAGGTTGAGAAGAAAGGTTTCAAGAATCGTACAAAAGTTTGGGCAATAGTTAATGGCCTTAAGAGCAATGGAGTGAAACTTATTTTGGATGACAACGAAAATGATACTTCTCGTCCTAACTTCCACTAA